The following are encoded together in the Parvularculales bacterium genome:
- the rpmF gene encoding 50S ribosomal protein L32, producing the protein MAVPKRKVTPSKRGMRRASQALKRPAYVENPDSGELHRPHHIDLKSGMYRGRQVLQPQGE; encoded by the coding sequence ATGGCCGTTCCAAAAAGAAAAGTAACCCCATCCAAGCGCGGTATGCGTCGTGCTTCTCAGGCTCTTAAGCGTCCGGCCTATGTAGAAAACCCGGATAGCGGAGAGTTGCATCGCCCTCATCATATTGATTTAAAGAGTGGTATGTACCGCGGGCGGCAGGTTTTGC
- a CDS encoding 3-deoxy-manno-octulosonate cytidylyltransferase yields the protein MNPIIVIPARMESQRLPDKPLADIHGTPMIVHVWRQAMKAKCGPVVVAASAEAIAQAVRKAGGKAIVENGSHASGSDRIAATLAHLDPEERYDPVINLQGDMPTLDPALVQAVMEPFTEAYSEVCDISTLAAPLTDPSELDNSAVVKAVVSFQEGDDWGKALYFTRATAPWGEGPYYHHIGLYGYRRAALKKFVTTPPSPLEQREKLEQLRALEAGLKIIVRRVAQTALGVDTSDDLEKIRSMMA from the coding sequence ATGAATCCGATTATTGTTATTCCCGCTCGTATGGAGTCTCAACGTCTACCAGACAAACCTCTCGCAGACATCCATGGAACCCCCATGATTGTTCATGTCTGGCGACAGGCTATGAAGGCAAAATGTGGTCCTGTGGTAGTAGCCGCCAGCGCTGAGGCCATAGCACAAGCGGTGCGGAAGGCTGGAGGGAAAGCCATTGTGGAAAACGGCTCCCATGCCTCCGGCTCTGACAGAATAGCCGCAACCCTAGCCCATCTTGACCCTGAAGAGCGCTATGATCCGGTAATAAATCTGCAAGGAGACATGCCAACTTTAGACCCTGCCCTTGTGCAGGCGGTCATGGAGCCTTTTACTGAGGCATACAGCGAGGTGTGCGATATATCAACCTTGGCAGCCCCCCTAACAGATCCCTCAGAGTTGGATAACTCCGCCGTTGTAAAAGCCGTGGTATCTTTTCAAGAGGGAGACGATTGGGGCAAAGCCCTTTACTTCACCCGCGCTACTGCTCCATGGGGTGAGGGGCCTTATTATCATCACATCGGCCTTTACGGCTATCGACGCGCTGCCCTCAAAAAATTTGTGACTACCCCGCCCTCACCTTTGGAGCAGCGTGAAAAGCTTGAGCAGTTGCGCGCTCTAGAAGCCGGATTAAAGATCATAGTGCGCCGCGTCGCACAAACAGCCCTCGGCGTTGATACTTCCGATGATCTTGAGAAGATACGCTCAATGATGGCATAA
- a CDS encoding prephenate dehydratase, whose amino-acid sequence MTNVTNNNIVFQGEQGANSHIACQAVFPDMTPVPCRTFEDTLTAVSSGTAQLGMIPIENSLAGRVADIHHLMPRSDLFIVGEHFLKVHHQLLTLPNAPVEKLKSVQSHEQALSQCRDIIQEMDLEPIPAADTAGSAREIAEKGDKSCAAIATELAASLYGLQIVRTNIEDASHNTTRFIIVANQPNKANVTDGPIITSLVFQVRNVPAALYKALGGFATNGVNITKLESYQLEGSFNATQFYADIEGHPEDRSVQLALEDLSFFTSRLRILGVYKASPLRQEFSS is encoded by the coding sequence ATGACAAACGTTACCAACAACAATATCGTCTTTCAGGGCGAGCAAGGGGCCAACTCTCACATTGCCTGTCAGGCAGTTTTTCCGGATATGACCCCTGTGCCATGCCGCACCTTTGAAGATACTCTAACGGCGGTTTCTTCCGGTACAGCACAACTTGGTATGATTCCTATTGAAAACTCTCTTGCCGGGCGAGTAGCCGATATTCATCACCTCATGCCCCGTTCGGATTTGTTCATTGTGGGAGAGCATTTCCTTAAGGTGCACCATCAATTACTAACTCTGCCTAATGCACCCGTTGAGAAATTAAAGAGTGTGCAAAGTCACGAACAAGCGTTGAGCCAATGCCGCGATATCATCCAAGAGATGGATTTAGAGCCCATACCGGCAGCTGACACGGCAGGCTCTGCCCGTGAGATAGCAGAAAAAGGCGACAAATCATGCGCAGCTATTGCAACCGAACTGGCTGCTTCATTATATGGCCTTCAGATTGTACGCACCAACATAGAAGATGCCAGTCACAACACAACACGCTTTATTATTGTTGCTAACCAACCCAATAAAGCCAACGTCACCGACGGGCCGATTATTACCAGCCTCGTGTTTCAGGTGCGCAACGTGCCCGCTGCCCTCTACAAAGCACTAGGGGGTTTTGCTACCAACGGTGTTAACATAACCAAGCTGGAAAGCTATCAGTTGGAAGGCAGTTTTAACGCCACTCAATTCTATGCAGATATTGAAGGACACCCCGAAGATCGCTCTGTTCAGCTGGCTTTAGAGGACCTTTCTTTTTTTACGTCCAGATTGCGCATTCTGGGCGTCTACAAAGCTTCTCCCCTGCGCCAAGAATTCAGCTCATAA
- the nudC gene encoding NAD(+) diphosphatase yields the protein MASMETMVLTRNPNIFANNPLDRMGHKRGDAAWLEGKRCEPETLVVPLWHLMPLVLPEHTPGAGRDTGWLPFTLLESMFLPESLFVFLGINRRGKALFALDISHARDPENEGPVSGMGRFEDLRELAMAGDMPSGELAIMAQARGMLEWHRRHGFCAVCGGATIVVEGGYKRHCEACGAEHFPRTDPVVIMAALHQGRCFLGRQSGWPPGMFSALAGFMEPGETIEEAVARELHEEAGLEISSVRYHSTQPWPWPSSLMIGCFADAVSEEIYIDGVELEEGRWFEQAELREMINRRADPEANEGGLMAPPPMAIAHQIIKALVDE from the coding sequence ATGGCAAGCATGGAGACCATGGTCTTAACCCGTAATCCCAACATATTTGCCAATAATCCACTGGACCGCATGGGCCACAAACGGGGCGATGCGGCATGGCTTGAGGGCAAGCGTTGTGAGCCGGAAACGTTGGTGGTTCCGCTTTGGCATCTTATGCCTCTTGTTTTGCCGGAGCACACCCCGGGGGCTGGACGGGATACTGGCTGGCTACCGTTTACTTTGTTGGAAAGCATGTTCTTGCCGGAATCCTTGTTTGTTTTCCTTGGTATCAACCGCCGAGGCAAGGCTTTATTTGCGTTGGATATTAGCCATGCGAGAGATCCGGAGAATGAAGGTCCTGTTAGTGGCATGGGACGCTTTGAAGATTTGCGGGAACTGGCTATGGCGGGAGATATGCCCTCAGGTGAGTTAGCCATTATGGCGCAGGCCAGAGGCATGTTAGAGTGGCATCGGCGGCATGGTTTTTGTGCGGTTTGTGGGGGGGCTACCATCGTTGTGGAGGGGGGCTATAAAAGACACTGTGAGGCTTGTGGTGCGGAGCATTTTCCACGCACGGACCCCGTGGTGATTATGGCGGCTCTTCATCAGGGGCGGTGCTTTTTGGGGCGTCAAAGTGGCTGGCCACCGGGTATGTTTTCAGCGTTAGCGGGTTTTATGGAGCCAGGCGAGACCATTGAAGAGGCGGTTGCGCGAGAACTCCATGAAGAAGCCGGTCTTGAGATTAGTTCGGTGCGGTATCATTCCACGCAACCATGGCCGTGGCCGTCCTCTTTAATGATTGGCTGTTTTGCCGATGCAGTCTCGGAGGAAATTTATATTGACGGGGTGGAGCTTGAAGAAGGCCGGTGGTTTGAGCAGGCCGAACTTCGAGAGATGATAAACCGCCGTGCAGATCCGGAAGCGAACGAGGGTGGATTGATGGCCCCTCCGCCTATGGCGATAGCGCATCAGATTATCAAAGCTTTGGTGGATGAATAA
- a CDS encoding DNA polymerase III subunit gamma/tau — MTDSTPDTTSSLVPDVEPNQEGFNLGTPETPATQSDGGYRVLARKYRPLSFDDLIGQDAMVRTLDNAFATGRIAHAFMLTGVRGVGKTTTARILARALNYEDPSGDKESGPTLTMPTFGSHCEAIMESRHMDVLEMDAASHTGIADIREILDTVRYLPVSARYKVYIIDEVHMLSTAAFNGLLKTLEEPPPYVKFIFATTEIRKVPVTVLSRCQRFDLRRLGMDDISRLLTSVAKSEDVSITEGALRLIARAADGSARDALSLLDQAIVQGDGIIEEAPVHHMLGLADRARMVDLFDSLMQGDINAALDELREQYNAGAVPVAIMSDLATITHWVTRVRLGGAGEEMTLAGLEEQRAQAMADQFSLGALTRAWQMLLKGLLEVQNAPWPVIAAEMALIRLAHGATMPTPDDIIRQLSETPEGSIPSGGDNSTPPPSPRENPHAQNLSTQKITSPTKVASHQKIQRPAPDTPLSPSPETFDALVALVKEKRDIRLSTALERNIHLVSFAPRTMTVRVKDLSRRDDFICTLITRLHEWTGEQWNIHLSEEAGAPTIHEQNKAREAQLWEAAHKAPLVTRVMDIFPGAQIKAVRPASDSTGQS; from the coding sequence GTGACAGATAGCACACCTGATACCACTTCGAGTCTTGTTCCTGACGTTGAACCCAATCAAGAGGGGTTTAACCTCGGCACACCAGAAACCCCCGCCACCCAATCCGATGGCGGTTACAGAGTGCTGGCGCGCAAATATCGACCTCTCTCGTTTGACGACCTCATCGGCCAAGATGCTATGGTGCGCACTCTTGATAACGCGTTTGCTACCGGACGCATTGCCCATGCTTTTATGCTGACCGGAGTGCGTGGAGTTGGCAAGACGACCACCGCCCGTATTTTAGCCCGCGCTCTTAATTATGAAGACCCGTCAGGAGACAAGGAAAGCGGGCCGACACTCACCATGCCTACCTTTGGATCTCATTGCGAAGCCATAATGGAATCCCGCCACATGGATGTTCTGGAGATGGATGCCGCCTCTCATACCGGCATTGCTGACATTCGCGAGATTCTCGACACCGTGCGCTATCTGCCGGTTTCAGCGCGTTACAAAGTTTATATTATTGACGAGGTTCACATGCTCTCTACAGCGGCTTTCAATGGCTTGCTAAAAACGCTGGAGGAACCCCCACCCTATGTAAAGTTTATCTTTGCTACCACGGAAATTCGCAAAGTGCCGGTGACAGTGCTCTCTCGGTGTCAGCGGTTTGATTTACGGCGTTTAGGCATGGATGATATTAGTCGTCTTTTGACGTCTGTTGCCAAGAGCGAAGATGTGTCCATTACAGAAGGCGCGTTACGTCTTATCGCCCGGGCAGCAGATGGTTCAGCGCGGGATGCTTTATCGCTTTTAGATCAAGCCATTGTTCAGGGAGATGGAATCATTGAAGAAGCACCGGTGCATCACATGTTGGGCCTTGCCGACAGAGCCCGCATGGTGGATTTGTTTGATAGTTTGATGCAGGGCGATATAAATGCTGCCCTTGATGAGTTGAGAGAGCAGTATAATGCCGGTGCTGTTCCGGTGGCGATTATGAGCGATTTGGCAACCATCACCCATTGGGTAACGCGGGTAAGGTTGGGGGGAGCCGGTGAAGAGATGACCTTAGCCGGTTTAGAGGAGCAACGTGCACAAGCCATGGCGGATCAATTTTCTCTAGGCGCTTTAACCCGTGCCTGGCAGATGCTGCTTAAGGGCCTTCTAGAGGTACAAAATGCGCCGTGGCCTGTTATAGCCGCCGAGATGGCACTTATACGTTTGGCTCATGGGGCTACCATGCCAACCCCTGACGATATTATACGGCAACTCTCTGAAACACCTGAAGGGTCTATACCATCCGGGGGAGATAATAGTACTCCACCCCCTTCTCCAAGAGAAAATCCACACGCTCAAAATTTATCTACTCAAAAAATTACCTCTCCAACAAAAGTAGCATCACACCAAAAAATTCAGAGACCTGCTCCTGACACGCCTTTATCTCCCTCACCGGAAACGTTTGATGCTCTTGTGGCGCTGGTAAAAGAAAAGCGTGATATTCGTCTTAGCACGGCGCTGGAAAGAAATATCCATCTGGTCTCTTTTGCTCCGAGAACTATGACGGTACGGGTGAAAGATTTATCCAGACGGGATGACTTCATTTGCACCCTTATTACCCGCTTACACGAATGGACCGGCGAGCAATGGAATATTCACCTCTCAGAAGAAGCCGGTGCACCTACGATCCATGAACAAAACAAGGCCCGTGAAGCGCAATTATGGGAGGCTGCCCACAAGGCACCCCTTGTTACCCGCGTTATGGATATATTTCCCGGCGCACAAATCAAGGCCGTGCGTCCCGCATCTGACTCGACTGGTCAATCCTGA
- the recR gene encoding recombination mediator RecR — protein MAPRGLSAGSDVERLIQLLARLPGLGPRSARRAALALIRRRDTLMAPLGDAIHAVLETITECQECGNVDSQNPCTICTNGERDNQLICVVESVADLWALERAGAIQGHYHVLGGALSAIDGVGPDDLRIPDLVRRAARAREVILALSATVDGQTTAHYIADSLEESNVVLSRLAHGVPVGGELDYMDEGTLTTAIRARRPMNGGTGVNAE, from the coding sequence ATGGCGCCACGGGGCTTGTCTGCCGGATCTGACGTTGAACGTCTCATTCAACTTCTCGCACGCTTACCGGGGTTAGGGCCGCGCTCTGCTCGCAGGGCAGCGCTGGCTCTTATCCGCCGCCGTGATACTCTAATGGCACCTTTGGGAGATGCGATACATGCGGTTCTGGAGACCATCACAGAGTGTCAAGAATGCGGCAATGTAGACAGCCAAAACCCCTGCACTATCTGCACCAACGGTGAGCGTGATAACCAACTGATTTGTGTGGTGGAATCAGTCGCCGATTTATGGGCGCTGGAGAGAGCGGGAGCTATTCAGGGTCACTATCATGTTCTAGGGGGCGCACTGTCGGCCATTGATGGCGTGGGGCCGGATGATTTGCGTATTCCCGACCTTGTAAGACGTGCAGCACGCGCCCGCGAGGTTATTCTTGCCTTAAGTGCCACGGTGGACGGTCAAACAACGGCTCATTATATTGCCGATAGTTTGGAGGAAAGTAATGTCGTCCTCTCGCGTCTGGCCCACGGCGTACCGGTGGGCGGTGAGTTGGATTATATGGATGAAGGAACTCTAACCACTGCCATCCGGGCCCGCCGCCCCATGAATGGTGGGACGGGTGTCAACGCGGAGTAA
- the rmuC gene encoding DNA recombination protein RmuC: MDIFILVIALAVILLVGTAFFFVRRLSDQKTVESLQQLVGQVQTLTTNQASMQTALNQQMSQSAKETAETLGSITTRLNVIDEAQKKLTDLSSQVLGLQDILDNKQARGAFGEVQLENIVRNALPEQAYDFQAGLSNGKRADCLIRLPYPPGPIVIDAKFPLEAYHALRNAEDEMDRKQAERQFAGDIGKHVSAIAERYIIPGETAESALMFLPSEAVYAELHANHPNVVESSYQTRVWIVSPTTLMATLNTIRAVLRDVKMREQAGLIQQEVARLMDDVERLAKRASNLKRHFNQAEDDVRQIETSAEKIIRRGEKIQALDMEETPPPSITGE; this comes from the coding sequence ATGGATATTTTTATCTTGGTTATTGCGTTAGCGGTTATTCTGCTTGTAGGGACTGCGTTTTTCTTTGTGAGGCGCCTATCGGATCAGAAGACGGTAGAAAGTTTGCAGCAGTTGGTGGGGCAGGTGCAAACCTTGACCACCAATCAGGCTTCTATGCAGACGGCCTTAAATCAGCAGATGAGTCAATCGGCAAAAGAGACAGCTGAAACGTTGGGATCCATCACCACGCGTCTTAATGTCATTGACGAGGCTCAAAAAAAATTGACGGATTTATCCAGTCAGGTCTTAGGACTTCAGGATATTCTGGACAACAAGCAAGCGCGGGGTGCTTTTGGTGAGGTGCAGTTAGAGAACATCGTACGCAATGCGTTGCCGGAGCAGGCATATGATTTTCAGGCTGGTTTGAGTAACGGCAAGCGTGCGGATTGTCTTATACGCTTGCCGTATCCGCCTGGACCTATTGTGATTGATGCTAAGTTTCCGCTAGAGGCATATCATGCCTTGCGTAATGCTGAAGATGAGATGGATCGCAAACAGGCTGAGCGGCAATTTGCCGGCGATATAGGCAAACACGTGTCTGCTATTGCTGAGCGGTATATTATTCCGGGTGAGACGGCGGAATCAGCTCTAATGTTTTTGCCTTCTGAAGCGGTTTATGCGGAGCTTCATGCCAATCACCCTAATGTTGTAGAATCTTCTTATCAAACGCGGGTGTGGATTGTATCGCCCACAACTTTGATGGCAACGTTGAATACTATCCGCGCCGTTTTGCGAGATGTAAAGATGCGTGAACAGGCGGGACTTATTCAACAGGAGGTGGCAAGATTGATGGATGACGTAGAGCGGCTTGCTAAACGTGCCAGCAATCTAAAGCGTCATTTTAATCAGGCAGAGGATGATGTGAGACAGATTGAGACGTCTGCTGAAAAAATTATCCGGCGGGGCGAAAAAATACAGGCTTTGGATATGGAGGAAACCCCGCCTCCCTCTATTACGGGTGAGTAA
- a CDS encoding peptide deformylase: MAIREILVAPDPRLRQVSTPVETVDDDIRSLMDDMVETMNHADGVGLTAIQINVPKRIVVMNMAYGEPLDEAEADKSTEEEDFRDRPRSEPEPHFFINPEILDISPEMSIRKEGCLSVPGVYEEIERHATCRVQYLDREGTSQEMECQGLMSVCMQHEVDHMNGVLFVDHLSRLKRDMILKRLAKEKRQNDSDNNAVQA, encoded by the coding sequence ATGGCAATAAGAGAAATTCTTGTAGCACCCGACCCCCGATTACGGCAGGTCAGCACGCCGGTAGAGACAGTGGACGATGACATACGCTCCCTGATGGATGACATGGTAGAAACCATGAACCATGCCGATGGTGTTGGGTTAACGGCAATCCAGATTAACGTGCCCAAGCGGATTGTTGTCATGAACATGGCCTACGGCGAACCTCTGGATGAGGCCGAAGCAGATAAGAGCACAGAAGAGGAAGACTTCAGGGATCGGCCAAGATCTGAACCGGAGCCACATTTTTTTATTAATCCGGAGATTCTGGATATCTCACCGGAGATGTCTATCCGTAAAGAGGGCTGTCTTTCAGTGCCCGGAGTTTATGAGGAGATTGAACGCCACGCCACCTGTCGGGTGCAGTATCTGGATCGCGAAGGCACGTCCCAAGAGATGGAATGCCAAGGGTTGATGTCCGTCTGTATGCAACATGAAGTTGATCACATGAATGGCGTTTTGTTTGTGGATCATTTATCCCGATTAAAGAGGGACATGATCTTAAAACGTCTGGCTAAGGAAAAGCGACAGAACGACTCTGATAATAACGCCGTGCAGGCATAG
- the fmt gene encoding methionyl-tRNA formyltransferase, translating to MALRIAFMGTPKFAVPTLEKVIEAGHDVAAVYVRPARPAGRSLKITPSPVEQTAQIHGLPLKAPYNFKSEETHKEFAALNVDATVVVAYGCLLPSAILHQPNFGCLNLHPSLLPRWRGAAPVERALMAGDEITGVNIMKMDEGLDTGPVLLSESVSIDRQENAEQLRARLAECGALLMVQALSDLEGGSLKTRPQSENDALYARRIEKSETRLDWSRPAQDLWYHVRGLAPAPGAWFEMNDGERVRVLRAQPVESAGVCGEVLDDAATIACGQGALQLLEVQRAGRKAMTVDVFLRGARLRCGTHLT from the coding sequence ATGGCCCTACGGATTGCCTTTATGGGAACGCCCAAATTTGCCGTCCCCACCCTTGAGAAAGTAATAGAAGCAGGCCATGATGTAGCCGCCGTTTATGTACGCCCTGCCCGACCCGCCGGACGCTCTCTTAAAATAACCCCCTCTCCGGTTGAGCAAACAGCGCAAATTCATGGGTTACCCCTTAAGGCTCCCTATAATTTCAAGTCAGAAGAAACTCACAAAGAGTTCGCCGCTCTAAATGTGGACGCGACCGTGGTCGTAGCCTATGGATGTCTTTTACCATCTGCTATTTTACATCAACCTAATTTTGGATGTTTGAATCTGCACCCCTCCCTGCTACCACGCTGGCGGGGAGCGGCTCCGGTTGAGCGAGCCTTAATGGCAGGAGATGAAATCACAGGTGTTAACATTATGAAGATGGATGAGGGGTTGGATACGGGGCCTGTTTTATTGTCTGAGTCTGTTTCTATTGACCGTCAGGAAAATGCAGAACAGTTGCGGGCGCGCCTAGCCGAGTGCGGAGCGCTTTTGATGGTGCAAGCGTTGTCAGATCTTGAGGGAGGGAGTCTCAAGACCCGGCCTCAATCAGAGAACGATGCTTTATATGCGCGGCGCATTGAAAAGTCCGAGACTCGTCTGGATTGGAGTCGCCCCGCACAAGACTTATGGTATCACGTGCGGGGTTTGGCACCCGCACCCGGGGCGTGGTTTGAGATGAATGATGGCGAACGGGTTCGGGTACTACGGGCACAACCTGTTGAGAGTGCGGGGGTATGCGGTGAAGTCCTAGATGACGCTGCAACCATTGCCTGTGGCCAGGGAGCATTGCAACTTCTGGAAGTTCAACGTGCCGGACGCAAAGCCATGACAGTGGATGTGTTTTTGCGGGGCGCACGTTTGAGGTGCGGCACACACCTTACGTAA
- the truA gene encoding tRNA pseudouridine(38-40) synthase TruA, protein MARYKLTIEYDGSAFCGWQSQANGGAVQDALTNAIEAFCGERVVVYGAGRTDAGVHALGQTAHIDLTRRHNPDVIREAVNFHSRPLPVSVLSVTPTADDFDARFSARRRDYRYRIINRRARLSVELGQAWHVSTPLDINVMNSAAQCLVGQHDFTTFRSSCCQARSPVKTLDAITVQQTNDSIVIECQARSFLHHQVRSMVGSLKMVGSGKWPEATLAQALKVQDRTACGPVAPAEGLYLVAVSYGDVSAPAK, encoded by the coding sequence ATGGCGCGCTACAAGTTAACAATTGAATATGATGGCAGTGCGTTTTGCGGTTGGCAATCTCAAGCCAACGGCGGTGCGGTACAGGACGCTCTCACAAATGCTATTGAGGCTTTTTGCGGCGAGCGAGTTGTCGTCTATGGAGCCGGACGTACCGATGCCGGTGTTCACGCCCTTGGTCAAACGGCCCATATTGACTTAACCCGCAGGCATAACCCGGACGTTATTCGAGAGGCCGTAAACTTTCACAGCCGTCCTTTACCTGTTAGCGTTTTATCCGTAACCCCTACAGCAGATGATTTTGATGCCCGTTTTAGTGCCCGACGGCGCGACTATCGCTATCGCATTATCAATCGCCGTGCGCGGCTTTCAGTAGAGCTGGGGCAGGCGTGGCATGTAAGCACTCCCCTTGATATCAACGTCATGAATAGTGCCGCGCAATGTTTGGTGGGACAGCATGATTTCACAACGTTTCGTTCTAGCTGTTGTCAGGCACGCTCGCCCGTGAAAACTCTGGATGCCATTACGGTGCAGCAAACAAACGACAGTATTGTTATTGAATGTCAAGCGCGGTCTTTTTTGCACCATCAAGTGCGCTCCATGGTGGGTAGTTTGAAGATGGTAGGCTCCGGAAAATGGCCGGAAGCCACATTGGCACAAGCTCTTAAGGTACAAGATCGCACAGCCTGTGGACCGGTAGCTCCGGCGGAAGGATTATATTTGGTGGCCGTTTCTTATGGGGATGTTTCCGCTCCCGCGAAATAA